The Cyclobacterium amurskyense genome contains the following window.
ATATCTGTTGGAGACATGGTCTATGTGAGGGCAACTTTCCACCCCAGCAGGATTGAGGACCATAAACACGAAATTGTCATCAATCCGAAAATGTCTTTCGGAACAGGACATCATTCCACCACTTACCTTATGCTTGAATGGCAAAATGAAATTAGCCATGATAACAAAAAAGTAATGGACGCAGGCTCAGGAACAGGTATTCTGGCCATAATGGCAATGAAACTGGGGGCTTCCCTCGTTACAGCTTTTGATATTGATGAATGGAGTGTTGACAATGGAAATGAAAATTTTGAGATAAATGGATTCAAAAATCTTTCCATGCAAACAGGGGCAATTAGATCTGTAAATACTGAAAAGGCTTATGACCTAATTCTCGCCAATATAAATAAAAACGTATTGTTGGATGAGATGGAGGTATACGCTGAAAAGCTATTTACTAAGGGGCAATTGCTTCTAAGTGGGTTCTACGAAACTGATATAGAAGACATAAATCAGGAAGCAGAAAAACATGGATTAATCCTCAAAGGAAAAAAGGTCCGCAATAATTGGACTTCCTTATTATTTCAAAAAGTACAATCCTGACCTGACTTGGTCCTTCTAGACTAAACCTTTTTTACCTTACATGGACTCGAAAGAGCAGAAGAAGGAAAACAAAACCAGACAAAGACTTAATTTTTTCAGTCTTTGGGCATTTCATATCGCGAATGAACCTTGGCTTCAAGATGCAATAGAAACACTATTGTTGGCTAAGGATTCTTTTAACCCGGATTATGTAATAGGATTTCTCCGTCCTGACAATAGTCAGGGGTGAAGCCTGTCCCGTGTTTACGGGAAGTGTTGCAATCGCAAGAAAATCAGGCTGTTTGGAGATTTTAGCACGTAATAGATTGTCTATTGCATATTTCGGGTTTAACTATCTGGGTTAAAATAAAAAAGTCGGAAGGCAATTTCTTGCTTCCGACTTTTTTTATAAAATAATCAGTTTGATTTAGCAGATCAATTCACCCACTACCTGATTTTTGAATAATATACTTTCACTTTGATATTATCTTTATCAACGACAAACTCCTTTAGAGAACGTTTGAACGCATCAAAACTAACAACACCACTTTCTGTACTTGGAGTATTAGGGTATAAAAA
Protein-coding sequences here:
- the prmA gene encoding 50S ribosomal protein L11 methyltransferase, whose protein sequence is MEYLEFKISCKEEYREILMAELANIGFDSFLETTAGFDAYIPQDDLNTQLWQEVIAQYQDVAEIKIEEGILAKINWNEAWEKNYDPISVGDMVYVRATFHPSRIEDHKHEIVINPKMSFGTGHHSTTYLMLEWQNEISHDNKKVMDAGSGTGILAIMAMKLGASLVTAFDIDEWSVDNGNENFEINGFKNLSMQTGAIRSVNTEKAYDLILANINKNVLLDEMEVYAEKLFTKGQLLLSGFYETDIEDINQEAEKHGLILKGKKVRNNWTSLLFQKVQS